tccattatctcaagatattatttcctattaaaTACCTAGGGAATATTTAAAGAATATCTCCCCATTAAACACTATATGGCCAGCcttagccctataaataccccatattctaccaaatttagAGTGTTTTTTGCAACCctaaaaaagccctaaacacttcaCTCTCtaagagaaactaacttaggcatcagagATCCGTTGACCTAACCCTCCCacctcgtgggcgcgtgaggcttaggtctctgatcaaaggtgttgattgttttgcaggtgcattttcatcaagATTGAAGACGGTGGAAATTTACATCGACAACAGTGATATCTTAGACTAGACAAACCAACTTCCCGAGAACCATGTGATTTCGGTCTACTAcgcagtattggatgaggtttggaattgaaatgagatgaTCATCAACGATGCATTTGTGTACacagtagctactgacatcatgcttagcaatgacattgaaccatGTTCCATAGATGAATGCCAACTTAGAacagattggtcaaactggaaacaaacaatccaggtcgaactcgattcacttgcgaaacgtaaagTGTTTGGACCTATTATTCCTACACTACCATGTGTGAAGCCAATGGGCTACAAATGGGTTTTTatgaggaagcgtaatgagaagaatgaaatagtacgGTACAAAGCATGCCTcgtagcgcaaggcttctctcagcgCCTTatgattgattacgaggagacgtattcccccgtaatggacgttataacgttccgctaccttactagtttggtagttttcgaaaaattgaatatgcagcttataaACATGGTAAccacgtatctctatggggatctagatactgaaatatacatgaaagttccagaatgacttccattgactggttcaaatagttctagaccatggAACACTCTCTTAATTAGATTGAGAAGGTCACTCTACAGATTGAAACAATTCGGACGGATGTGATATAACCATCTgaatgaatatttgacaagtcagggttatgtaaACAACGAATTATGCTCATGCGTGtttataaagaagtcacattccagatttgcactcgttgcagtttatgtcgataaCATGAACCTCATTAGAAATCTCGCAGAGCTGGGGGAAATTGCTACAcacttgaaatcggaatttgagatgaaaaatcttgggaaaactcaataCTGTCTTGCCCTGAAGATCGAGCATTGTTTAGAtagaatcctagtacatcaatcaaactacaccCTAAAGGTGTTGCgatgttttaatgaggataaagtaaAGCCTTCAAGTACACTTATGGTCGTTTgaactctagatgctaaacgagatccttTCCGTCCAAagaaggatgaggaagagattttggaaccaaaagttccatacctaagtgcaattggggctttattgtacttagcttaatgcactagacccgacatcttcTTCGTTGTTAATACTTTggctagatacagcaatgcgccCACACGTAGACAATGAAATGGTATTAAAGACATTTTTCACTACCTTAAGGGTACGACGGATTTAGGCTTGTTCTATACCCTGTGAATCTTCGAGTGTTGCGCCCCCTTTGATTTTCggattgattctcgccttgttggttacacATATGCTAGATATTTGTCTGACCCATATAGggcacgttctcaaacgggcTATGTCTTTGCCGTTGGAGACACCGCTATATCTttgaggtctaccaagcaatcGCTAGTTGCGACTTCTTCGAACCATACTGAGATTTTGGCCTTGCATGAAGCATCGCATGAGTGCTTTTGGCTGAGAATAGTTAGGGAACATATTCAAAGCACTAGTGATCTTACTTCCGTCGTTGACCTTTCTACAACGATCTTtaaagacaatgcagcatgtattgAGCAGTTAAAGGAGggatacatcaaaggagacaacaccaaacacatagcgccgaagttcttttattctcaccagtaacatcatcaaaacattaaagtcaagcaaatccattCCCAAGACAACTTGGtcgatctcttcaccaagtcattgcccaagtctattttttagaagctcgtccaaggaatcggtatgcgtaaattatttgagttgaatcgcttgtagttctcttatctggaagttatgtctaactcagggggagtatcttgaagcatactcacttgatcttaatgtactttttttcctacgattaggaccatttttcccactaggtttttgctacctaatgaggttttgatgaggcacccatcctgggatgatcatactcctgagttcactactttcgtcctgagttcactactttagacattatgcatacttctcatttttcttcttagtatatgggttttccccatgccttgggttttaccatagtgagtttttgtgagttttactaccaatgcatactttctttaaatttgagacttGCGTTCACCCATTGTGCCGATAACTTCATCAACTAGtctaccttatctgctgaagatctgatgcaaTGGTTTGttaagtatttacacactcaagggggagtattgcaatcatatttagaataggaatgtgattgtgtaaatcctagtagatctaggaatatctcttatattcctattagaagttgattacctattaagagttgtaatcctaaaaggataaggtttttacctatcccattactataaataaaggcacaatgagggTGATACAgtacacacctcacaattaaatctctcacTTCTCCCTCTTGCTACCAccgccccctctctctctctctatattccTTAGATAGCTCagttaaataggcctacaacacttTAATctatatatcattttattttacaatttatgtattccaatacaattatgtattttaagtatgaataaacacttatttatacaatatctaataaatttatttaaatctgCCTAAGGTCCGCCTAGCTGCTTAGGCGCTAAGCCCCAGTCCACGGCCTGACTAGCATCtagtgtcttttagaaccttattAATTAGTGCTTGGTAGAATGCCATAGCATTTTGCTTAAGTAATTGAACATGTTTTGATTGATTTTATCATCTGTTTTTCTCCTATGGCGTAGGTATATTATTTGAGTCGAAGAGGTATTATGCTTGTTAACATTTGATTTTGACATAGTTTCCATATATTAAAGTTTTTGAATCAATTTGTTTCCATtaaagttaaaaattaaaattaattaggagcaagtgatacaatttttttttttttgtcagtgGAGCTAATGATGCATAAATAGGGATTTTAATTTGCTTCCATGATTTACCTCAAGTGATACAACGGACATAACAATTCGtcaacctttttttattttttatttttttattttttcacaaatgatattatctacattaaggggaaGAGAGGTGGGTTATCCTCACaataggttagcaataatgtggtttaaatttaccTTTGGCGATAATTGAACCTAATCAAATCGCATCTTAAGTTTTTAGAAGGTTCTAAGATCCCATTAATTTTGGTATGAACCTTCTTAGCTATGTAAGAGTAATGATAAAATTTCAGTTTTGAAAGAGGGTATGTGAGAATTTCAGTTTACAAGTGGTGGATTGCCTTGGTGATTTTGGGTTGTTATTCAACTTACTACGCCTTGACTCTTGAATCCTGAGTTCAAACGCTTCTCTCCCTCTCATCTTCATAATGTAAATTAATGTGAAATATCGCTTCTAATAAAAACAACCAAAATCTTTACATACAGAAAAAATATGCTTAAAATAACCAATCAACAAAGCATATTCTAAGAGGGTTGGTGTGAAAATATGCTTTTTGGACATGTGATTTCTGTCTGTATAATCATTTTCAAGCTGAAAACATGTATGAGCCCCACAAAACTGGTGCAACAAGAATATAATTTTACATCCAACATACTTAGTATTATTATTGTTACCTTTTATAAAGAGAGATATCAGATAGGTCTCGTCCTCTccctccactctctctctctctctgtgctcTTCAAAAACCTAACAGTAACAAAAGTCTGTTAGATTTACTTGTGTTTCATTAGGGTTAATGGAGAGAGATGTCATTGATCATCACAGAAAATCTTTTTCCAGGTGGATGATGTCTCCTTCGTGCTTTCCGGTGCAAGAAGAAATGGAGTACGCTCGCATCCGCAGCTGCAGCCAAAGAAAAATAAGCCCTAGATGGCGGAACTTGCTTAGGAGGTTGTTGAGTGATAGGGGCAGAAGCATATGCGGGTCGTTTCAGTACGATGCTGTCAGCTACTCGCAGAATTTTGATGACGGCTGTCATTTACATGAAGAACCAAGACGCCATTTGCAGGTTACGCTTCCTGATGTGAGATGGGATGGTTCCACTTGATAAGCAATATATCGGGTCTATCTATTACAAAGCTAGAAGATGTGTAATTATAGATTATTATTAATCAATTTATTGTAATAGTGCAATTCTGATCTCAGCACATTTTAATGTTATTTTTTGGGGTTTTAGATTTGATGCTCAGTCGTTAAGATGTCCTAAATTCGAATCCTCACACTTTTTTGATAAGAAAATTGTGAGATAAATGTTAATGGTGACGATACAGTATTCGAGCTCCTTCTTTAGACCAAGTCCAACGGGGGCTCTAGCCCGATGGACCGGCGTCATTTCCTACCCAATAGCCCCAGCTCCTTGCTCCAGCCCATGCGAGCGATTGGGCTGAGGGGGGGCCTGAGTGAGAGGCCCAACTCAAATCGGTGGCCTAAGAGCCTGATGCCAAATGATGCATGGTTGACGTTAGGATGACGTCAACcacattataaaattaataaaaaaaatgtcaaaaagcaataaaaatgtaaaaaattaaaaaaaaatgcaaacaaTCAATAATAAAtccgaaaaaattaaaaaaaaattaatttttctataaatatcgtatcattatcttccaccttataccacaattttatattttctcaaatactttgggttgtaatttcttatttaatgaaaCATGGTACGACGAGACCCattaaaaatcatatccgaaatttgaaataaatttttttttattattttataaaataaaaaatactaatattttattgcataTTGTCAtggctattcagtttaggagtGACTATGCAAAAAGCAaaatactgttcattaaaaacaattactgttcattggaggCTATTCAATAGGAAGTTGCCCTAGGGGGCCTTGATACGCCGGAGTTGCTTTTAATATTCATCCCTCATTGTGAACTTCAAAGGGGAAAGAGTAATCTTGTTTTCTCTGTTCACCTAGATCTACCTTATACACAAGGATGAGCCCAAGCTATAAAGATTCTCCGTTTTGCAAAGgtcggagaagaaggagaagcgTTTATCGTATACAGTCTCACACTTGTTATgcaaaaatgttgtttttacGACATCTACCTCATACACACAATACActttttatcttttatggaaGACACAATACACAGTGTTCATTAGTAAGTGTTAACAATATAGTTGTGATTAACTAACAAGGTTCCACACAGTGATTGtacatttaattaattcaaatttattttatttaaacaaaaaaccCCCTCAGAATCTGAAAATTACACTAATCCCAAATTGGACACCCAGgggttttgattcaaaagaacGTGTTCATCAAGTTTGCCTTTCTCTCTAACGGCAATTACATACAGtctacttttatttatttatttttttatagacacttttattttgttaaaaaaaccaCAATGGAAGAAGAAATCGATATCGATGATGACTACGAAGATGAGGTATACAATTATTTTCTGTGTTTTTACAAGTTTTAGTTCGAATTTTGGTTTCAGTTTTTTCTAGACTATCAATTCCAATGGTGAAACAGAACCACAACTCAACTTTTAAtgcaattgaaaataaaataggtATGAAATAGTCAAAGTAGAACCCAGGGTATATGCTCAAAACTGAACTGAAGCCTCTTTGCATCAAATAATCGTAGTTAACCGCAATTGAAATTATATTGCTTCATAAATGGTTTAGTTTAAGATTAAAGGACATGAAATATATAGATGGAGGACATGGCTGCACAAGAGGTTATTCTTGGAATACCAATAAATTATCTTGGGTGTCAAGAGAATATTGAGAAAAAAAGGTGTCGATGGAAAACTTGTGAGTGTCCAGAGACAAATTGGTTTTAACAGAATTTCCCTTCCCAATTTCACGATTTTGGCTGAATCCCGGTACTACCAAACTTGGTTCTATTGGGGAGAGCCATATTAAAGGCTCCAACCTTAGGCCTGGTTTGGTAGTGAGATGATTTttaaaaaagtgggtataagaaaaagctgggagcttttttgtgtttggtaaacatttaactttagcttttttttcacatttttgggtaaaaaaaaagccaaaagcacaaagctgcaaaacccagcttttaaaaaccggtttttttttcacatctgttttacataaaagtttactaaacactataatactgttttttttttcttttcaaaagcaataaagtttaccaaacactctgctgctttatttcacagctacttattctcatagcacagcagaagcagctttttttcaaagtacagcaataccaaactagcccttaaCAGTCCAATCCTTAGCACCTTGGACAACACTATTAGGAGAATTGTTTTAGTGTGCATGAAATATAGTCTAGTAtaccaagtgtcataatacaaattattgtaaattttatttatgtatCCAACCACTTACATTATAATAGTTGGTGTACCGTGCTGTGTTCAcgacacactgaaaaatctttttCTTGTAAGGCTCATAACTCCGTGCTAGCAGGAGAGTAACTCTTTAATACACCTAAATGTAACATGCTAAACTCAAGTAATAATTGTATGGGATGGGGTTCCAACGACACATTAAATCGGGCATATCAAAGACTCAATCCTAGCAAAAGTCTGTATAAGAATACTCACGAAgcaaccaaaaagaaaattattatggagccaaaaataatttgaaattttttggagTTGACACGTGAATTTTTACTAGCAAAATACAACAATGCCCTTGTTAAATTGGCGAGACCCACATTTAATAACACAGAATCTAACATCCCTAGGGCCCTGACTACCATCTCATCAAGTTTCCTCGCATgttatcatgttgttcatatagggaacttgataagaataatttgattgtgtcgctgagtccaattcaatgaaattagcaaaatctgagagttaattaatgcagttcacgattaatttggggcattgtcattcaaagtttataggaataataactggaaatcgatttgtatgcatatgtttcatgtgtggagaataatCCTCTATCTAGCATTTCACCCCTTAAGTTACCTTAGTTTCGTACCACCCTCACTTTGTTTCTGCAACCTACCTAGTTttagttaaattcgtccaaacaaaTCCCCTTTAAAGTCAAAGACATTAAAGATATGATTAATTACAAAATTCTATCTTTATACTTGCCCAAATGAAGACTAACTCTATCAAGAATGGAATCACAATCAAATTGGGATTCCACCAGATAAATCCAagatattatttaataaataataggCTTTTTAGCAAAAAttgtccatgagatttgcataacacatcactttggtccctaagatttgaaaccaatagaagtggtctatgagattgtctaccatcaatcattttggtcattccatacAAAATTATGTTATATAAggataaaaatgacaaatataccctcaatttaataaacaatgagccaaaatgatttgacaaaaattaagggtattttggtcattttattctgatttaatggagattttcacgaaatgaccaaaatgatggtggacaaatttagggaccaattctattgatttcaaatctcagggaccaaggcgaggagttatgcaaatcttagggaccattttggctaaaaagcctaaatAATATCTTGGGATAATTCTTTCCTCATCCATCCTATGGATGACACACCTTGGCCAATCAGATGCTAACACATGTTAGGGCAAAACCTTACACATGTGGCTAGCCCTAGCTCTGTAAATTGTGGTTTCTAAAATTTTTGTTCTTTAAGGAACTACACTTGTAATCCTTTGATTCATGGAGCGTCAAAGAGAAATCGAAACATTCAATcaatgaaagagagagagaataccAAAGTGTGAACAAAGGAAAGCTttatgttggaaccaaattcgtgCACGCTAGTCCCTAGATTGTAAGAACTCGCGTGTCTTGCGGATCAAAATTGTGGTTTCTAAAATTTTTGTTCTTTAAGGAACTACACTTGTAATCCTTTGATTCATGGAGCGTCAAAGAGAAACCGAAACATTCAatcgatgagagagagagaataccaAATTGTGAACAGAGAAAAGCTttatgttggaaccaaatttgcgCACGCCAATCCCTAGATTGTAAGAACTCGCGTGTCTTGTGGATCAAAACTGTGGTTTCTAAAATTTTTGTTCTTTAAGGAACTACACTTGTAATCCTTTGATTCATGGAGCGTCAAAGAGAAACCGAAACATTCAATCGATGAGAGAGAGAATACCGAAGTGTGAACAGAAAATGGGCACTAGAGGAAGGAACGAAGAGAGACGAAAGGGCCAACGGTGTACAACAATTTTGCTAAAATATGCAGACTGAGTGAGCGCCGACTGCTAATAGTGTATTTCTTTCCTTttgaggagagattttttaatatgtttttaacacgtggtacaccatgtgtaaTAATGCAATTGCTTGGAAACTTGAAACACAAAATTTCTTACAAATTATATTACTACACTTGATGTACCAGACCGTATTCTCGGTACATTAAAACAATTTTCCCTTCTGAGTTCTGACCAACATAACattgttttcatgttttttaatttttctatccGACCTGCTCAGGCATACGCTGGGTCAAGTTGGGCCTCGGATGGTCTTCTACTACACCCTAAACCCAAGCCTCCGCCTCCTTCTCTTACCCCTTCGTTCGGATTCATAGAAAgagtgttttatttatttatttttgttttctgtatAAAATTCGAAGAATTTTTTTAAGGTTGTATTATTTGTATGAATTCAATGTGCAAACGGAGTACTAATCTTGGTTTCTATGAGCAGCCCTTCCACACTAGattttttactctctctctttctcttactttcttcaatttacaaatttttcttattttctttgttgGTTGTTCTTTTTGCTGTTAGAAATAAAAGAAGCTtcatatttttgtcaaaatattctGAATTTTCATCATTGAAAGGTTTGAAAATGGGCccttttttttgggtttagAAAGTAGGGAGTTTTTCCATTAATTCCCCATGAATACATTTTGAAATCCTACTTGCGCCTTCTTCGTACAATCAATATTTTAACCTTAATATTAAGAATTTGAGGTCATTTAACTAATCCAAAAAACGGGAGAtcatatttttctaattttagttCGAAAAATTAACTATATAGATTTGTATATGGAGCTTGACCACATATTTTCTACTCAAACTAATTATTGACAACCAGAAAATGTGTTGACCTTCATATTTTAAGGTCATTCCaagaatccattcaaatttagAACTTATAATACTCTCCCTATAGGCTTTTTAATCCACTCTTCACACATTTTTATCTATTATTAAAAAACTGTTACTATCAACTTTTTCCTTAAAAAACAAACTGGTTTCTTTCATTAGAGTGTAAAATGgtaaaatatcaaattttagtATACAAATTGTCGTGTTGGTTAACAAATTTGTATTTAAATAGTCACATTATGGACTCTTTTGGAGAGACTCTTACTTACCTTCTTATTTCAGCTTTCTCACTTTTCATTGTGCCactcaaaactaaaattttattatataaaagtccactatttttcttttcagattttttgtTTCACGTGCTAGTGGAATGCATAGTAAAAACGAAAATATTGAAATGAGAAGGTAATTGAGGAGTTTGCTAGCACTCTTAAAAAAGGGGCTTCTTAAGTATGTATGGATGCATTGAATATTGGATAAAATAACTTCAAATATAATAGTAGGATGAGATTGAAAATTTTACATGAGTTTAAAAGCTTAATTTTTCTTGGATAataattttagtttaaaaacTAAATCAGCAATTTACTCTTTAACTTTTAatggtattttattttttacatttatGTTTTGATTAGTATACTTAGTGCGATAACAAATTTGGTTGATAATTACGAAGTTGTTATGCCAGAACAAATTTGGAGGATGGCATTAATCGaattgaaatgttagggacgaAACCATTTATGAATTGTGATATGGCCGAAAAACAATGCtcatgcattttggagcacCTTCACAACTGTAACAATGTTTAGTTCATACTTAGTACTAATTAAACATTTCCAAGCACACaaaataatttctttttattctcTATGTGTCTGTCAAAGAAAGTTTGCCGGTCTGGCAAGCACACAAGTAACACCAAAAAGCccgagaaggaaaaaaaaaggacaacgGCCGTAACATGAAAGTCCACCAGGCCGGAAAAATAGGCAAGCCCACAAATTCAGGGCCCAAAAAGAACTTAGCAAAAACTAACTTTTACATTTTAGATGCATGGAGTATAAGGCATCTTGTTTAGAGAAAGTCAATTGACACTTGTCCATGATCCAGGCACTTCCTTGAAGTATATATTTCTGCATTATAACATGTACATTTTAGATGAAAGTTGAGGTGAAAATGTTTCCTAACATCAAATTTTCTAATcttatcagaaaaaaaaaaaacttttctttTCTGATAAATGAATGTGAAGAAAAATTTACTGCTATTTATTTGCTTGGTCTTGTTGACGTCTGTTATATTTGTTGGTTGAGCTGGCTTAGTTGAAGGTGTATAGGGACATGTTATTTTTTGAATTCACAGCACTTGTGCCATAAACCTGTTCCACATGAACTTTATTATTGCTAATTTCTGACTTTACGTTGCCAAATAAGGTAATTATGGATTAtgattgatttctttttttaaGTTCTTATTGTAGTTAAATATTGAATCAGAATACCTTCTTgagtaatttcaattttttttttttggcaaaagaGATTCACCTTCTTGTACAGTTCCATATTTTGTTGATGGATGACATTACGCTGCAtggaacaaacaaagaaaaaattgttATGGCGAGTGAACTAACTCTTAGTAGTAATGTGTAAGATGGAATGACGATCGACTAATTACCTTTTGATTTTTCTCTTCTATTTCATAAGTTAATATTTGTTCCTGCAAGAATTTAGATGATTGATACTTGTCAAAATtctactaaaataaaaaaaattacagcaTGAAATTAGATTATACACAAATCAAATCATTCATTTCAGCTAACCTTTTTCGTTCGAGTTCCCTGCAGACTCATTTCCAATTGACTTTCTAGACCTTGTAGTTCTTTGACACTTAAACCACAAAGTTGTTCTCCCATGAATTGCCTGTTCTATGATAATGAGGAACGATAAGTCGATGATCAGTGTTTGGAGTCCTTCTACCATAAATCAGTGTATAGTACATTGTTTTTAAGTGGCTCGCATCCACCCTAAACCTAAATAATTAGATATCGAATTAGGACATTGTAAGAATTCTATGAAGCATCTTCTTATGACAGTACTATCCATGAGATGGTAACATTAGATGCATCCATCGTTATTTGTGCGTGTGCTTTCAAATAAAATTGTTGAATTCTAACTGAAGGAGAAAGATCGTACCGATGATTTTCTTTCAAGTTCTGTAGTTGTTGCCTTAAGTTGGCTACCTCGCTTTGCCAAAACTAGCAAGTACACAATAACAAAACAGTAAAATGCATGCAACATTTGAGAAATGGATCAGAAAAAGTCTTTTTCGATAACATGTTGGAAACTTGTGattatataaatacatatataaactCTGGTTTGTCAAAGAAAAGTAGTTTCTTGCGGTATGTGTACAATTTGGTTTAGTTCAACATATTCTAGTAGTACTTCTGAGTCAAGACAAACGAACTATCTTATAATGGAGTTATACAAGTTCATCATCCCATCAACAGGACTTTGTTTGGAAGATTATAACATGTCCAGTTCACATCTCTTGGCAGCTGAAAACATCCTATATATGGTAAATGATGGAAGAGTAGGTTCAACTTAAGTAAGCATCGTGTGtccctatatatatgttagTTAGGAACCGAAGTATCTTCTTATGATATATCAGAATCTGTTTCAACTAACATGCTTGATCAGTTGCAAGGAAGTTGTATGCATGTTTAGTTTTGCCTGATGGTGTTGTGAAGTAAGCTTTCCTTATGATGGTTAAAAAATAACTCCATTAAAAAATATGTAAGCATCGTGTGtccctatatatatgttagTTAGGAACCGAAGTATCTTCTTATGATATATCAGAATCTGTTTCAACTAACATGCTTGATCAATGCCAAGGAAGTTGTATGCATGTTTAGTTTTGCCTGATGGTGTTGTGAAGTAAGCTTTCCTTATGATGGTTAAAAAATAACTCCTTTAAAAAATAGTTCGTTTGACTTGACAAAGCAGGACCAGAGAATATTATTGTAATAATTATTTGTTCTTAATCTGTACCAATGGTACAAGCAACAGCGGGTAGTTGGATATTTTATTCCAAAACCAAACAATGCTTGAGACGCATAAGTTGTAACTGAATGCCTAGGTATAAGTTTTATGCCTAGAAGCTGAAAGGCAAAGCCGAAATTATTTGGTTAAATACTTGGAAACATAACTTGGTTTATCATATATTTCACTTATGCATGctacttggtgcgatggcaagtgccttcgcccatgagcggtaggtctcgggttcaagACTTGAGAGCAGCCTCtctataaatgggggtaaggttagccgacattcacctctcccagaccctgcgtaaagcgggagctttgtgcactgggtacgaccttttttttttttatgctacTTTCTACAGGTTGAAGCAGATACACAGATATATAcagatttagggtttagggtttctatGTACAGAGTTTAGCAATGAAATCCATGTCCATCCTACCATCGTGCTCTTCATGAACCCTAttggtaccatattatattgggcctcgttacttgggcttccagacattgagcctatgatttatgtaaaaggggaagagcccttagtctataaaagggcctcctcacaaTCCTCAAGACTCACATTCAGAGACCTCACATCCCTAAACATaggctctcatattcagagcaacCCTCCTACAAACACAGAAACTCTCTCAACTCTCTTCCTCTATGAACCCaatagagggcaataccctcacaaacacaacaacactttgtaatccatacatacagttacagaggaatacaatcaacatcagtgtggacatagcccaaacattggggtgaaccacaatacatctttgtgtttttGGGCGTTTGcatgattcacggtcggatttatgttgttccaagaccttccggttttgtgcatcaacatttagcgccgtctgtgggaaacgacacgaaaagctatgtcggttctctttcattttttgttcatctcaccaccgtgaaatcTCACCACAATATCCACCGTGAATCGGCAACAACCCAAGAACTCAAAACGTCCTTCTTTGGGCTTTTCCAGAAAatacttttctctctctaagaaCAACACCCGCGtcctctccctttctctttctAAAGCGCCTCCATGGGCTTCCCAGTGGGA
Above is a window of Malus sylvestris chromosome 15, drMalSylv7.2, whole genome shotgun sequence DNA encoding:
- the LOC126601700 gene encoding agamous-like MADS-box protein AGL21 — translated: MGRGKIVILRIENSTSRQVTFSKRRKGLIKKAKELAILCDAEVGLVIFSSTGKLYEFASNSMKSVIERYNRSKEEHQQLLYPASEVKFWQSEVANLRQQLQNLKENHRQFMGEQLCGLSVKELQGLESQLEMSLQGTRTKKEQILTYEIEEKNQKRNVIHQQNMELYKKVYGTSAVNSKNNMSLYTFN